One genomic segment of Rivularia sp. PCC 7116 includes these proteins:
- a CDS encoding Coq4 family protein: MEKGNLGFILKMAQTINPQIYPGRELKINLEELRQLSEGTLGRELAYFLDKNGFEPLNSGDWIQRTHDVWHVVTGLSPSKNDEFILQAFTRSQVFRPSSAILVLAGLLTHKCNLQEITQVLKNGKMANKLVDWDIESDWATPLAEVRKKLGVIPLKS; this comes from the coding sequence ATGGAGAAGGGAAATCTCGGTTTTATTTTAAAGATGGCTCAAACGATAAATCCTCAGATTTATCCAGGACGAGAATTAAAAATAAATTTAGAAGAACTACGTCAACTTTCGGAAGGTACTTTAGGTAGAGAGCTAGCCTATTTTTTAGATAAAAATGGTTTTGAACCTCTAAACTCTGGAGATTGGATACAGCGAACTCATGATGTTTGGCACGTTGTAACCGGGCTTTCTCCATCTAAAAACGATGAATTCATATTGCAAGCTTTTACTCGTTCTCAAGTTTTCCGCCCATCTAGTGCCATTCTTGTCTTAGCTGGTTTACTAACACACAAATGTAATTTACAAGAAATTACTCAAGTTCTCAAAAATGGTAAAATGGCCAACAAACTCGTTGATTGGGATATTGAATCAGATTGGGCTACTCCTTTAGCTGAAGTCAGAAAAAAGTTAGGCGTAATACCTTTGAAAAGTTAG
- a CDS encoding helix-turn-helix transcriptional regulator, translating into MNVSVLEQYQKLASTNRSIFYGSKSKYSKTQPASQLHLMQAVIESFVDGIFVITAKGELVHANERAGYICEKLSQNIHKGEIPAEIRRICDSLIESRQLFPNQKISLESEIKTRSLLTIRVRVRWLQANGSNNDYIIVTLEDREQTNQSIAISEAKKYGLTERETDVWLLRRANYSYQEIAEELYITINTVKKHLKNIYAKQQEAFID; encoded by the coding sequence ATGAATGTTTCAGTATTAGAACAATATCAAAAACTCGCATCTACCAATAGAAGTATATTTTACGGTAGTAAATCTAAATATAGCAAAACACAGCCTGCATCTCAACTTCATCTGATGCAAGCTGTGATTGAAAGCTTTGTGGACGGAATTTTTGTAATTACAGCAAAAGGTGAATTAGTTCATGCCAACGAACGCGCAGGCTATATTTGTGAGAAATTAAGCCAAAATATACATAAAGGTGAAATACCCGCAGAAATTCGGCGTATTTGCGATTCTTTAATCGAAAGCCGTCAATTATTTCCCAACCAAAAGATATCGCTAGAGTCAGAAATCAAGACTAGATCGTTGCTGACAATACGGGTTCGCGTTCGCTGGCTGCAAGCAAACGGAAGTAATAATGATTACATAATAGTTACTTTAGAAGACCGCGAACAGACAAATCAAAGTATAGCGATTTCAGAAGCGAAAAAATACGGTTTAACCGAACGGGAAACTGATGTTTGGCTGTTGCGTCGGGCTAATTATTCTTACCAGGAAATTGCTGAGGAACTTTATATTACTATCAATACAGTTAAAAAGCACCTGAAGAATATTTATGCTAAACAGCAGGAAGCATTTATTGATTAG